The DNA segment GGCTCGGAGGCGGGGTCCTGGCCCATGAGGAGTTCGACGGTGTCGCCGTCCTTCAGGACCGTGCTCAGCGTGGCCAGGCGGCCGTTGACGCGGGCGCCGATGCAGGCGTGCGCGTCCTCGCCGTACTGCCCGTAGGCGGCGTCCACGCAGCTGGCGCCCTCGGGCAGGCCGAGGGTGCCGCCGTCCGGGCGGAAGACGGTGATCTCGCGGTCCTGGGCGAGGTCCTCGCGCAGGGTGGACCAGAAGGTGTCCGGGTCGGGCGCGGCCTGCTGCCACTCCAGGAGGCGGGAGAGCCAGCCGGGGCGGGTGGGGTCGGCGCGCTCGCCGTCGGCGGGGTCCTCGGTGGCGGGGGCGTCCGTGCCGGGGGTGTCCGTGCCCGGGGCGTCCGTGCCGGAGGCGTAGGGGTTGCCGAGCGCCACGACGCCGGCCTCGGCGACCTTGTGCATCTGGTGGGTGCGGATGAGGACTTCGACGACCTGGCCGTCGGGGCGCGCGACGGCGGTGTGCAGCGACTGGTACAGGTTGAACTTGGGTACCGCGATGAAGTCCTTGAACTCCGAGACCACCGGCGTCATACAGGTGTGCAGTTCGCCCAGCACCCCGTAACAGTCGGCGTCCTCGCCCACCAGGACCAGCAGCCGGCCGAAGTCGGCGCCGCGCAACTGACCGCGTTTACGGGCCACTCGGTGCACGGAGACGAAGTGGCGCGGGCGGATGAGGACTTCGGCGGGGATGCCGGCCTCGCGCAGCACCCCGCGCATCTCGTCGGCGACCACGGCGAGCGGGTCGGCGGTACGGTCCGCGTTCTCCGCGATGAGTTCCCTGGTGTGCTCGTACTCCTCGGGGTGGAGGATGGCGAAGACCAGGTCCTCCAGCTCGGTCTTCAGCGCCTGGACGCCGAGGCGTTCGGCGAGCGGGATGAGGACGTCGCGGGTGACGCCCGCGATCCGCTCCTGTTTCTCGCGGCGCATCACCCCGAGGGTGCGCATGTTGTGCAGCCGGTCGGCGAGTTTGATCGACATCACGCGCACGTCGCTGCCGGTGGCCACGAGCATCTTGCGGAAGGTCTCGGGCTCGGCGGCGGCCCCGTAGTCGACCTTCTCCAGTTTGGTGACGCCGTCGACCAGGTAGCGGACCTCCTCGCCGAACTGCTCGCGCACCTGGTCCAGCGTCACCTCGGTGTCCTCGACCGTGTCGTGCAGCAGCGAGGCCGTCAACGTCGTGGTCTCGGCGCCGAGTTCGGCGAGGATGAGGGTCACGGCGAGCGGATGCGTGATGTACGGCTCGCCGCTCTTGCGCGTCTGGCCGCGGTGCGAGGACTCGGCCAGCACGTAGGCGCGGCGCAGGGGGTCGAGGTCGGCGTCGGGATGGTGGGCGCGGTGCGCCTCCACCACATGGCCGATCGCGTCCGGCAGTCTGTCCCGGGCGTTCGGCCCGAGCAGCGCGGCCCGGCCGAGCCGGCGCAGGTCGATCCTGGGCCGGGACTTCCGGCGCACCGACGCGGGTGCCACGGCGGCCGTCACGGCCGTGGGCACCACCGGGACCGGGGTCGAAGGGTTCGTGGCCTCCGCACTCATGGGCACCTCCGGCTCGTGGACCGGCGGACGGAGCCCCAGGGCATGCGCGGCGCGGGGTGCCGACGCTCCCCCGTCCGTGCCGGTGCTTGATGCTATCGAGCCCACCACGTGCGACAGACCGCCTCTCGCCGAGCGTGAAACGGATCACCCATTCGAGCGACGAAAAGGAGGTTTAAGTTTTGCGCCACCTGCCCTGGCGTCGTCCGTGGATTCGATCCGGCCCGGGACCCAGGACCGCTGTTCCGGCTGCCCGAGCCTGTCGTGAGGACGTTTTCGGCAGGTCAGCGAAGGGCGTTTTCCAGCCACTCGCCGTCGATCACTCCTTCGGCGACGATCACCGCGGGTCCGGTCATCTCGACCTGCCCGTCCGGCCGTTCGGTGATGACCAGGCGTCCGCCGGGCACGTCCACGGTGTACGTCGCGGGGGTGCCGGTGACGGCCGGGTCGGCGCCGTCGCGGCGGGCGGCGGCCACGGCGACGGCGCAGGCGCCGGTGCCGCAGGAGCGGGTCTCGCCGGAGCCGCGCTCGTGCACCCGCATCGCGACATGGCGGGGGCCGCGGTCCACGACGAACTCCACATTGACCCCGTCCGGGTACGCACCCTCGGGGCTGACCGGCGGCGGGCCGTACAGGTCGCCGGCGTGTGCGAGGTCGGCCACGAAGGCGACCGCATGCGGGTTGCCCATGTTGACGTTCCGGGCGGGCCAGCTGCGCTCGCCGACGCGCACCGTGACGTCCCCCTCGGGGAGGCGGGCGCCGCCCATGCCGACGGTCACGTCCCCGTCCTTGGCGATGTGCGCGCTCTTGACGCCGCCGCGCGTGGCGATGGTGAGGTCGCCCTCGGCGACATGCCCGGCGTGCTGGAGGTAGCGGGCGAAGACGCGGACGCCGTTGCCGCACATCTCCGCGATCGAGCCGTCGCTGTTGCGGTAGTCCATGAACCACTCGGCCTCGCCGGCCATCGCCCGCGCCTCGGGGTGCGCGGCGGAGCGCACCACGTGCAGCACGCCGTCGGCGCCGATGCCGGCCCGGCGGTCGCACAGGGCGGCCACGGCGGCCGGGGACAGCTCGATGGCGTTGTCGGGGTCCGGGACGATCACGAAGTCGTTCTCCGTGCCGTGACCCTTGAGGAAGGCGATCCGCGTGCTCATTCCTCGATCGTACGGCGTCGGTACGACAGAGGTTCTGCGGCGGCCACGGGGGCAGCGGCGGCGTAGAGGGCCTGCGGCGGCGGCCCGCTTCTGGGGTCTGGGGTCTGCCTCGGGGGCCCGCTTCGGGGGACTGCTTCGGCGGCCCGCTCGGGCGCGGTCGCCGCAGGCGCCGTCAGCGCAGGCGGGCCACGCGCCACACGGCGAGTACGGCCACCACGGCGACCAGCAGGGCGTAGCCGAGGACCACGCGCCAGTCCGGGCGGCGGCCGGAGCCGCGCGGGGGCAGGCCGGGCCAGGTGTAGCCCACGCGGCGGGCAGCCATCATGCCCCAGCCTGCGGCGCAGCTGCAGATCAGCAGGCCGAGCATGGCGATGACCGCGCCGCTGTCGCCGTCGAAGGCGAGCGGGAAGGCGAACATCAGGGAGCCGACGGCGGACAGTCCCACGATCGGCGCGAGCTGCCAGATGCGCAGCCGGCGCTGCGGGCGCAGCTCGACCTCGACCTCGGGCCCGCTGGTGTACATCTCCTCGGGCGCCGGACCGTCCTCGGTCACGCCGTCCGCGGTCTCGTCGGGCCCGTCGTCGGCGAGCCGGTCCTCGGTCTCGGCCACGAGGCCGTCGCCGATGTCGTCCTGGACATCTTCCCGAAGATCCTCGCGAAGGTCCTCGCGAAGATCCTCTCGGGGGCCCTCGCCCTGGTCCGGTCGGTCACCCTCGGTGGTGACGCGCTCGGCACCCGGTGCGGTGTCGCGAGGGCCGGCCTCCATCGCCACGCGCCCTCCCAACTAGGACTCCACTTGGTCGATCGAAGCACGATGATGGCACGGCGCCGAAGGCGCCGATGACCGGCGGCGCATCCCGATGCCATCACGTGATCAGGCTGTGACCGGTCGTTCGACCAACGTCAGGGCCTGCTCCGGAAGTTCCCCGCGGTCGGCTTCGGCGCCGCTCAGCCAGTGCACCCGGGGGTCGCGGCGGAACCACGAATCCTGTCGGCGCGCGAAGCGCTTGGTGGCGCGCACGGTCTCGGCGCGCGCCTCCGCTTCCGTGCACTCACCGGCCAGTGCCGCGAGCACCTGCTGGTATCCCAGCGCGCGCGAGGCCGTGCGCCCCTCGCGCAACCCCCGCGCCTCCAGCACGCGCACCTCGTCCACGAGACCGTCGTCCCACATCCGGTCGACACGGCGCGTGATCCGGTCGTCCAGTTCCGGGCGGGCCACGTCGACGCCGATCTGGACGGTGTCGTAGACCGAGTCATGGCCGGGGAGGTTGGCGGTGAAGGGCTGGCCGGTGATCTCGATCACCTCGAGGGCGCGGACGATACGGCGGCCGTTGCCGGGCAGGATCGCGCGGGCGGCCGCGGGGTCGGCGGCGGCCAGGCGGGCGTGCAGGGCGCCGGAGCCGCGCAGGGCCAGCTCCTCCTCCAGGCGGGCGCGGACCTCGGGGTCGGTGCCGGGGAACTCCAGGTTGTCGACGGCGCCGCGGACGTACAGCCCGGAGCCGCCGACGAGGATCGGCCAGCGGCCCTCGGCGAGCAGCGCGTCGATGTGGCCGCGGGCCAGCTTCTGGTACTCGGCGACCGAGGCGGCCTCCGTGACGTCCCAGACGTCCAGGAGGTGGTGGGGTACGCCGCCGCGCTCCTCGGGCGTCAGCTTGGCGGTGCCGATGTCCATCCCCTGGTAGAGCTGCATCGAGTCGGCGTTGACGACCTCGCCGCCGAGTCGCTGGGCCAGGAAGACGCCGAGATCGGACTTTCCGGCCGCGGTGGGTCCGACGACGGCGATGACTCGGGGGGCGGGGGATGCGCTGCTCA comes from the Streptomyces sp. SUK 48 genome and includes:
- a CDS encoding HD domain-containing protein; protein product: MSAEATNPSTPVPVVPTAVTAAVAPASVRRKSRPRIDLRRLGRAALLGPNARDRLPDAIGHVVEAHRAHHPDADLDPLRRAYVLAESSHRGQTRKSGEPYITHPLAVTLILAELGAETTTLTASLLHDTVEDTEVTLDQVREQFGEEVRYLVDGVTKLEKVDYGAAAEPETFRKMLVATGSDVRVMSIKLADRLHNMRTLGVMRREKQERIAGVTRDVLIPLAERLGVQALKTELEDLVFAILHPEEYEHTRELIAENADRTADPLAVVADEMRGVLREAGIPAEVLIRPRHFVSVHRVARKRGQLRGADFGRLLVLVGEDADCYGVLGELHTCMTPVVSEFKDFIAVPKFNLYQSLHTAVARPDGQVVEVLIRTHQMHKVAEAGVVALGNPYASGTDAPGTDTPGTDAPATEDPADGERADPTRPGWLSRLLEWQQAAPDPDTFWSTLREDLAQDREITVFRPDGGTLGLPEGASCVDAAYGQYGEDAHACIGARVNGRLATLSTVLKDGDTVELLMGQDPASEPSREWLEHAHTPAARIAIQRWLTTHPGGGAPADEPAGYRADADFRERRAPEFGPGGRPQGADVSTDRPGAAVRLAGCCTPVPPDEITGFPVRGGVVTVHRVECVAVAHMKSRGRTETGVRWGESTACRVTLVAESFGRRGLLADLTEAIALAGGDIVSATVEPPSEQRVRHTYTLQLPDAAGLPSLMRAMRDVPGVYDVSRTQHQALEPRIP
- the dapF gene encoding diaminopimelate epimerase, coding for MSTRIAFLKGHGTENDFVIVPDPDNAIELSPAAVAALCDRRAGIGADGVLHVVRSAAHPEARAMAGEAEWFMDYRNSDGSIAEMCGNGVRVFARYLQHAGHVAEGDLTIATRGGVKSAHIAKDGDVTVGMGGARLPEGDVTVRVGERSWPARNVNMGNPHAVAFVADLAHAGDLYGPPPVSPEGAYPDGVNVEFVVDRGPRHVAMRVHERGSGETRSCGTGACAVAVAAARRDGADPAVTGTPATYTVDVPGGRLVITERPDGQVEMTGPAVIVAEGVIDGEWLENALR
- the miaA gene encoding tRNA (adenosine(37)-N6)-dimethylallyltransferase MiaA — protein: MSSASPAPRVIAVVGPTAAGKSDLGVFLAQRLGGEVVNADSMQLYQGMDIGTAKLTPEERGGVPHHLLDVWDVTEAASVAEYQKLARGHIDALLAEGRWPILVGGSGLYVRGAVDNLEFPGTDPEVRARLEEELALRGSGALHARLAAADPAAARAILPGNGRRIVRALEVIEITGQPFTANLPGHDSVYDTVQIGVDVARPELDDRITRRVDRMWDDGLVDEVRVLEARGLREGRTASRALGYQQVLAALAGECTEAEARAETVRATKRFARRQDSWFRRDPRVHWLSGAEADRGELPEQALTLVERPVTA